The window TATCCTTTATAAAACCGATATGCCGGGCTTTATACAAATGTGTTATTTTTCCACGTCTCATGGTTTCTCCTTCCCTATTAAAGATTCCTGCCCGGAAACATTATTGTCTGGCTTAAGTTATTTGCTCACCGTTTCTAGTAAATAATTGAGTTCGAAAGGCTTCGGTATAGCAAGGTCGGCACCATATTGATAAGCAGACATCAATTTAGATTCAGTTGCTGCGGAGAGTATAATTACCGGAATTTCTTTGTTTTGTTCATCAGATTTAAGCTGTTGGCATAAGTCTCTTCCGTCAAATATCCCGAGCTCAATATCCATAAGGATTAGCCCGGGCCTTTGCTGCTTTACTCTAGAGAGCAATTTAACTGGATTACTGACACCTACACATTCAATGCCTTCCATATCTAGCATTAAGCTTAAAATATCGAGATTGGATTTATCATCCTCTACAATCATGACTTTTTTCATGGCGATAGTTATACTGTTTAGTCCTTAAGTTGGTTCAAAACTCAAACAATAAGATATGACTAAGTCTGTAATACAGATGATTGGGTAGGTGAGGGTATTGCTTATACTTGAAGGAGGTTTGTTTCTTCCAGTTAGCATTACCAAGCATTTATAGAAAAGAAGTATAGTTCCAATCCACAATAAATCTCTTTCCTGTAAATCTCCCGCACTGAAACCTAACGTTCCTTATTTTTTAGCTTGTTAAGATATTAAGATACCTATTAAATCAAAATTTTTATTATTCGCGGTAAAAATTGCGTATTAATACCACTATTTTACGTATAAATTTTGAATTTTATTTGCGTAGTGAGTTAAAACCACTTTTTGCGCTTAAAATAAAAGTAAGGTAAAATAGCAGCAAAGAGCATCGCGATTAAAGCAATAAAATAACCATGAAAACTTTTAAGTTCCGGCATATTTTCAAAGTTCATTCCATATATTCCTGCTATAAGCGTAGGAAGTGAAATGCATACGGTAACAACAGTCAACATTTTGAAAATATGATTCTGTTCCAGGTCGATCTTATTCGAAACGTTTTCTTTTAGGTCATTTAATCGATCGAAATTAAATTGTATGTAATCGGATACTACAGATAAATCACTCAGCTCAGCCTCTATAGTTGCCTTGATATTGTATTTGTGATGCCAAGGGCTTTTTTTGTATAGATTAAAAACCCGGGTTGTTTCAATCAGTGATTCTTTTAATAAAAGGTTATTAAACTTATAACGTGTAATGAGATCCATTACATCTTTGGAAAACTCTTTTTCGAGTAAAATTTTGCTGGCTAGCAACTTTACCTTTTTTGTTTCCAGTTCAATAATATCCGCATAATAGTCGGATATGAATTCTATCTGGAACTTTATATAGCTTTCTAAGTTAGATAGCTGGTCGAGTATAGCAAATTTATGGTCAAAACTTTTATTGAGATAATCGTCTACTTCGTGATTTGAGAAAAGAAAAAGTCCTTGTTGTGTGATTAGAAAAAATACTGGTGATTCTGAAAGTTCTTTTTCTGTATTATAATATGGAATTGAGATATGCAAAGAGACCTGTTTTTCATCAGCCAAAAAATGCGAACTAATCTCAATATCCTCAAACCTTGTCAGGATTGAAGTATTTAATTCATATGTTTTTTCGGCCCAGCTTATTTCGACATCGGTATAATCAACAAACTGCATCACATAAAATTCCAGATTTTCTGGATCGATGTCATTTACGCTTTTATAGTTGGTAATTTGCTTATCAGTACCTAAAACTTCTATCATAGCAACAAGATTTGGGTCTAAATATAGATGATATCATTATACTATGTGGTAATTTAGGTTGGTAAAAATTCAAATGGAAAATATTTTATTTCGCTTAGCTACAATCACAACAACATAAATTAAAATTTGTTAAAAACAGGGGAATAGCACATTCCCCTGTTTAATTATTTTAAGGTATGATGTAATTAATTATAATCAATCACAATGGGTATACTTTTATAAATGCTGATGCCATATCCTTTGTTTTCATACAACATAACAAAATTGTACTTTCCTGATTCCCAGCTTTTTTCTCCTTTGATGGGCGATCCATTCATATCCGTTTCCGCACCAACGGCTATGGTGTTATACATACCAAAGCCAGGCTCAATGCTTGTTACAGATTTACCGAACGAAATCGCTTTTTCTAAATTAATGCTACTCACGGTTTCTGGATTATGCTTTGCGGTTTCTTTAATCAAAACAGCGGTTAATGATCCTTCTCCTTTTACATCGTTTACACTAAAATAGGCGGTAATAAATGCTCCTTTTTTAAATACCTGATTTTCCTTAGGTGTGGCCTTATTAAAAGTGAAAGTTGGATTAAAAGCAAGGTCAGCCTTTGCTATAATGTTAAAGTCTTCTTTAATTTCCAACTTAGTGCCATTTATATCAGTTACAATCAGAAAAAAATCATATTTACCCTTTGGAGCATCTAGCGGAATGGTAAAATGTTTATGAACGGTTGTATTCTTGGCGCCTTTATAACTTTCCCAAAGGAGTTCAAACTTCCATGATGCAGCATAAGTTTCTGTGCTTTTCTGGCTGATTACCACTTTAACATTTTCAATTTGATTACCAGCAATAATGTCTGCATTAAGGTGGAAGTCTGCACCTATAATTCCCCGTTTATTATTTCCTGTTCCTATTTCGATGTTAGAAGCAGTTGGTTTTTGAAGTTCAGGCTCTTGAGATCCATCTTTTTTACAGGCCGCAAAAAGAACGGTAATCAACATAAAAAGATAAAGCAGGACAAAGTTTTTTTTCATTATAAATTGATTTTAAATTTGAACAAAATTTCGTTTTACTATTTAATCCGTTTTCCGCTGCGGTATTTAGTCTCCGTGACCAGCGCTAGTTTCAAAACCTAATAAGGTGAGCCTTACCGGTCTTGATGATACTTTATGTTTGATTACTTTACTAAAATCAGTAAGACTTATCTGTTGTATTTCGCCTGTTGTAGGAGTGGCCAAATAGGCGTATCGATCAGTTGCCTCAAGTACTGGTTTATACGTATCGGCAGTATTAACGGCTCCAATTATACTTCCTTCTTTTTTCAAAGCGCCAGTTAAAAGATCATAAATTCTTAATCTACCGTCGAATGTTAAAACCAGCAAATTTTTTCCTGCATAGTCAACTTTACATTGGAAAGCATCAATACCTGCATAAATGGGCGTTATTTTGTTGGTGATCACATCAATCATATACGCTCCCTTTGTAGCAACATAGCCAATAAACTTTTTAGCCGATGCGGCATAGTAAATACTTCCTAAACGAAAAGCGCCAAAACCATCCGGATTAGGAATTAGGCGTTGTTCGCCAGAAGCATTCACAACCAATACGCCTCCGGTAGTTGCACTGGCAGAGGTGAAAGCACCAAAAATAGCGACATTTCCATCTGAAGCATTTCCATGAATATTGCCTACTTCTAAATTAGAAGCATGTAATATACTGCCTGTTTTGTTGATAACCTGTACTCGATTAGGTGAAGCGCCGGCTGTTTGAGCTACTGTAACGGCATATGTTCCGTTTGAAAATTGTGCCATTGCACCGTGATGAGGCAACAAACCAGCGTTGATTACACCAAACTTTGCGTTCGCGGTGCCAAAATCCGAATCGTTTGCTATACTTAGGGTTCCATCACCATCGTTAAAAATAAGTGATTCTGTTCCTTTACTTTTAAAATGTGTTGGTTTTAATCCTGTTGCTGTAGCAGTTGTCCATTGTGCTATTCGATCTACGTCAACATGGTCACCATGTGATAATAAACCACTATCAAACACCTCTACAAGGTTTTGAGCAGGATAAAGCACAGCTGCATACCGACCAGAAGCGGTGCCATAAAGATTAGCCAATGGATATTTTCCTGCAAATGCTTTTACGGTTCCAGTAAATGGATCCAATAGATTTAGCTGGTTGCTCAACTCGTCGCTCACCATTACACGTACATATTTGTACTCTTTTGCTGCCTCTACAGGTACTTCTGGATCGATGATGTTATTGTCTTTTTTACAAGCTGTAAATGCAGCTGCGATAATAAGGAACGCTCCTAATTTTTTAAGGTTTTTTTTAGTGTTCATAATTTTGACTTACTGTTTTAGATAATAAATGTTAAGGGGGATGGAAATTATTTTTGAATAATGAAATTCTATTTAAGGAATAGCTTTAGATAATTTTAATACTCAAACCTTTGATGGTTTGCCAGCCTTCTTTATCTGTTAGGCGGATTAAGAAATGATAATCACCAAGATCAACATCAGCTGGAACCGTAATTTTTTGGTCTATTTCAAATTTTCCAAGTCCGGCAGGAATGGGATAGCTTTGTATTAATAGAAACGGTTTTAATGGTGTCTTTACCGATCCCATGTCACATCCTGCTACTTCGGTACTATGAGAATGGTGGTCAAAATTGTGGTGAATATCTACGCTGACAGATCCCAACGCGGTATTATCGCTCAGCAAAGCCCGAAAGGAAAAACTTTCTCCACGCTTAATCACGCTGCATTGTTTAGGGAAAGCGGTTGTAGCAGTAACATCAATAACAGGATACTCGGTGTCGATTGCTGCCTGTTCATCCTTTTTACAGGAGCCGGCAAATAGTATGGCAATCAGACTAAAACAAATTAATGGCTTTTTCATGTGGTAGTATTTAATTTATATTAATAGTGGATTTACTTTTTAACTGTTATTTGCCTCGCAAAGGGTATTTTAAGCGAGATGATTATATTTCTACCGGCTTCAGGTAATTCTATCAAACGGTAAAAACTGGTGTGGTTTAGGTATTTTGTGTTGAGCAGGTTTTGTGCCTGGAGACTAATTATGATGGAATGCCCATAAAGCTGAATTTTAGAACCTGCCTGCAGATTAATCACCTGATAACCTGGGGTTTTCTTTTCTGGTGGTACAATATTGTTTTGTGTGGCAGTCAGGCGGTAGTCAATAGAAAAATAACTTTCTTTTAATTTGCCTTTAGTATTTGGAGACCAGGTAAGGTTGATTAGCGCCGATGCTGGAGGGGAGAAAGGCAATGTATAGCCCTTTTTATCTCCTGATAGCTGTTTTGCGTACAGGTATTCGCCTAATATTTCCGTGCTAAAATGTTTAAAAAATTGATATTTTAATTGCAGTTCGCCACCATAACGCAGTACTTTACTTTGCGCATATTCGAATACTTGATTGCCAGCGCCATAGAAATAATCATGTTCAGCAGTTGGATTTAGGTAAATATAATTGGAGAAGTAATTGTAAAAAGGACTGAGCTGAACTGACCACCGCTCATTGCTCCATGCAAGGCTTAAATCTGCCTGATAAGATTGCTCAGGAGATAATTCGGCATTACCGCGTTCATAACTAAAATAATGATAGTTAACCCCGTTTGCCGCCAGCTCTTTTGCAATGGGCATTCGAAAACTTTTTCCAAGGTTTGCCTTTAAGCTGAAACCGCCATCAGGATTATAATTTATACCCGCCGACCAAACCAAACTATTAAAAGTACGACTCAAATCACCAGACCTTGTCAACCTTTCGCTTACCGTTACATTGTTGTTTGTTGTGGCAGAATTAAACCAATCTTGATAACTGAACATCTTGATGTATCCGTAGTCATAACGGATTGCAGCATGTAATAAAATTTCATCATTCAGCTTAAACTTATCATATGCAAAAGCCCCTAACGCCAGCTGATTAAAAGCGGGAACTAAAAAACTCCAGCCAAAAATGCCATTATTTTGCTGCTCCAAATTGGCGCCAAACTTTAGCGAATGGTTGCCCAAATCAATGTTATCACGTAGGTTAGCGCTATAAACCCGCTTGTCAAACTCTCTTTCCAAATCAATGGGAATATTCAATTCGGCTGGGTAAACCGGCGGCATATAGCCATGGTTTACATACTGATTAAATTCTTGTCTGAAATTATGCTGATAGCCCAATTCCAGTTCAATTCGATGTGAAGCAAGTTGATATTCGCTATGATTAATTAGTTTCAGGTGATTTACTTTTTGATTAGGCATTAGAATATCCCGATCGGAGCGGTCATGCAAAGTTTCGTCTACCCTTCGAGGTTCTAAGCCATGCGCATTTGCAAAGAATCCGCTCCTGCTGTAAACGTTACTGAGGTAGAATATTGATCTAAAATGATCATTTACATAGCCCGTATTAAGGTGTAAACCAGTTTCATTTCCGGCGGTATTGCGTAATTGGTTACGGTGTAGATTTACTGCATAATCGTATACAAATACCTTATCTGTTGGCACACGGTAATCTCCATAATCCTGAAAAGTTGCACGGGCATCGAAAAACCAATGCTGTTTTCTTCCATAAAGATTAGCTGAAGTTCCATATAAATTATTGTTAGTTTTTCCAATCAGGTCTATCGATCCGCCCAAGGTATTGGGTGCAGGTAAAGGGGTTGGCTTAATGTCAATAGCTCCGCCAATGGCATCTGATCCATAAACAAAAGAAGCCGCTCCTTTAATCAGTTCTACTTCTCCAACCGCAAACTGGTCGATCTCCAAACCATGATCAGCACCCCATTGCTGGCCCTCGTGTTTAATCCCTTTGTCTACAACTACTACACGATTGAAGCCTAAACCACGAATTAATGGTTTGGATTGACCTGAGCCAATACCAATTGTTTTAATTCCTGGTAAGCGTTCCAAGGTTTTCATCAAGCTACCACCCAGATTTCTCTGGATAAAAGCTGGCGTAATTACCTCCACATTTAGCGATTCATTTTGCTTACGCTGATCAATATGTTTATCCCTAATGATTACTTCTTCCAGCTGATGCTGAGCCAAATGCATGGTAAGTGGTAAATGAATTAACTGAGATTGAATATTTAGCTCAACAGAAATTCCATTATATCCAACTAAATCAGCTTTTAATTGATAGGTCGCTTTGGGAATATCATTCAGTATAAAATTTCCGTTAGCATCTGTAACACATTGTTTATCAGTAGGTAAAAGCTTAACAACAATGCCTTTAAGTGGCTTTGAATTTATATCGGTAATGATGCCGGTTACATGTAAATCTTGTGCTTGCACCTTTATTGCGGCAAGCAGAAACAGCAAAACAATAAGAATGTTCTTCAATTTATATGAAGGTTATAATGCTTGGAGTTGGCGAAAGCAGTAGAAATTTCTTAAACAAGGCGTTCTATTGCGAAGGCAAACTTTGCATATTTTAAAAAAAGAAAAAATTAAGATTAGATGCTTCAGCGCCAGTTAGGCGACAAAATAGCATCAAGAAGCATCGCTGAAAAAAGCTTGCTTAGCAGGAAAATGCAGGTGGGCCCTTATTGGTAAAGCCCTGCAAAGTGAATTTGTAGTTGCCTACGAAACTGTGCGGATAATATACAAGTGGCTCGGGAACTGGAAGAACAAGTACTGCGCTATAGGCATGAAATATTTGTTTCCCTTGTTTATGAATAACGTAATCACAAATTTGACACGGACTAGCGTCGGAAATTGTTTCATCACTGTTATTGGAAGATTGTTCAGTTAGTGGACTGCTTTTATGGCTGTGTAAAGCCTGAATAAAGGAAATGGATAAAAAAACAGTAACCAACAGCAGGGAACCCAACTGGTAGCATTTCTTTAATATATTTTTATCCGGTGTTTTCAATTCGCCCCAAAGTTGCATCAAAAGAGTTGAATTGTCAAGGTTTAAATTTATTTAATGAATTTTTTACAGACTTACTCTTCTCTAAAACCTTGCCTAAGCAAACTCAATATATTCCTAGTAAAGCAGTTGCAATCAAATAATTCGGGCCTCATTTATTTGAGTACAAAGGAGATTAAGTTTTTTCATCTCAATAAACAATGTTAACAAAATAATGGTTATCTATTTAAATGACATGATTTATGAAAAAGCGTATTCGGTTATTTATTTTTGATAACGACCCAGAGGAACTTTGGATTTTGCGTGAGATTTTTGAAGCAAGCGATTTCGAAGTGAGTACGGTAAGTGATATGAGAAATCTATTTCACAAAATTGTAGAATTTGCACCAGATGTGCTGCTAATTGATGTTCAATTGAATAATTACGATGGAAGAACATTGTGTCATCACTTGCGGCATACAGAGGCTACCAAAGATATACCCATTATTATGATGTCTCCACATGATGACTTAAGTCCGATGGATGGTGTTTTTTGCAAGGCAGACTACATGATTAAAAAACCTTTTAAAGTCAGTGATGTCATACAATATATTGATACGATCACGAGCACCAATGAAAACCAAATTAACGGAACTAATTAATGATTTTATATCGAATAAAATTTTTTAATTAATTGTCACTTAACTATTAACCTAAATTTTATGAAACATTATTTGATTGTACTGTTTGTATTTATATTGATGATACCAAGGCAAACATTTGCGCAAACAAAAACTGCAGATACCGTGAAGCGATACATAAAGGTTCCAGCGGGGTATTTAATGGTTTTACGACAAGGAGATGATGTTCTTCAACAGATAGAAGAACTCGTTAAGAAAGAAAAAATACCCTCTGCAAATTATACCGGAATGGGCTTTGTTAACGCAAAATTTGGCTTTTTTAATTTTCAAACAAAAGAGTATGAGCCAAAGGAATTTAATAAAGTAGAAATGGCGAGTATGAGTGGTGCGGTTGCATGGCAAGATGGAAAAGTCTCTTTACATACTCATGGAGTGGTTACCGATCGTACATTCGCCGCATTTGGTGGCCACCTTTTGAGTGCAACTGTTGATACTGGATCTTTAGAGGTTTTAGTAACCCTGCATGATGTTAAGTTAGAAAGAAAAATGGAGCAACCCTTAGGCGCTAATGTTTTACAGTTGAAGAATTAGTCGAAAATCCATTTCGTAAATATAGAATGCTTTTCCAAAATCTTGATAAGATTTGATTCTGAAATTGATCCATATATTTTAAGACTACCAACAATTTCGCCCATTTGAGTGTTCTGGTTAGACGTTATCGCCCCGAATTTAAAGTATCATATGGAAACATCAATCCCCGGACTATTATTATTTCCCAACTTCATTAATGAGGAATTAGAAGAAGAATTGCTTAATGAGATTGACGGTCAGATTTGGGCTGTTGATTATTTGCGAAGATTGCAATATTACGGATACCGGAATGAGCTAGAAAAACCATATGACTTAATACCTTTTCCAGTTGCTATTCCGCCAAAAATCTACCAATTATCAGCACAAATTGTTGGTAATGGAATTCTTGATTATCAACCTGACCAGGTTATAATAAACGAATATGTGCCCGGAGAAGGCATTAAACCGCACAAAGACAGGGCTTATTATGAAAATCAAATTTGTGGTGTAAACTTAGGAAGTAGTTGCATTATGAGGTTTATAAAAGGAAGTAATTTAGAAATAATTGATATTGAAATTCCGAGACGCTCCTTGTATTTAATGCAAGATGATGCTAGAAAGAAATGGAGCCACGGCATACCACCTAGAAAGAAAGACAAGATAAACGGTAATTTTCAGCACAGACAAAGGAGAGTGTCAATAACGTATCGAAAGGTTAAACCTAGCCGAGTAAAACCTATTAATCAGGAAGGAAAGGTTGCCCAACTTTTGAAAGATAAATTTAATATTAATCCTGAATCGTTTTAATTGCCTTCCTCATCCTGATTTATTCAATATTCTTTTTTCACTAGAAATAAATTATTTGGCAAGGTAAACACTATCTGGCACTTCATCAAGCCAAACTGCAGGCCCTTTACTGCGGCTGCTTATTGCAACCTGTACAAATTTAACATCCGGACTTGCGCCATGCCAATGCGGCAAATTGGGCGGGCATTTTACAATATCGCCTTTGCGAAGTGTTACCTTGGCTTTGCCTTTTTCTTGGTAATAGCCAACTCCTTCAGTGGCTAAAACGATTTGGCCCGCTGGGTGCGAATGCCAATTGCTTCTAGCTCCGGGGGCAAAGGTTACGTTTCCAACTGCATTCTCATTCAGGCTGTCTGCATCAACAAGGGACTTGACCCACACATCGCCTATGAAATTTTTTGTTTTATTTTTTTCCCCCTTTGGAAATATTCCAGATTCCTTTACTTCTACATTTTCACTTTTTATACAGGAGGTAATTAAGGCCATAAATGCTAGCATTAAATATTTAGTATTATCTTTCATAAGTTTGAATTAAAGATTGACTTTATAAATTTCCTAATTTGCTTACCACTTAACATTCATAATATTAACCTTTAAGTTTGGCAGTTAAAACTTCTTTTAGCACTTTTTGTGCTGCTTTTGTTTTTTGGTTTCCAATAATTGGTTCGATTATCTGAACAAATTGCTGTAACTGCGCTGGCGTTAACCCAACATTAAGGCAAATATTTAAGTGCGATAACAGCATTGGTTCTGCATCTCCAATACTTGCGATAACGGAAACAGTTAAGAGTTCTCTATCTTGAAAGGTAAGCACATCACGTTCAAAAATATCTGCAAAAAGATGTTCTTTTAAAAATATTTCCATTATTGGGGCAAATGCTGCGTAACCTTTCTTTGAACCAGTCTCTTTTGTTCCGGTCAATTTTTCAAGTACAATTTTTCCCCGATCATATTTGCTTTCTTTAGTTTCGATTGATGATGCTTCAGCCCCTAATACGTCGATAATTCCTTTAGCTTTTCGATCTTCTACTACAACCATGAATGTTTGTAATGCCCGGATACTCCTAGGAAACCCACAATAAGCGTAGCAGTGAACTATGGCTTCTTTAATTTCATTCACGGTAAGGCCAGATGCTAAACCTGCATTCAAATTTACTTTAAGTGCAGTTAGGTCACCTTTAGCAGTTTGAGCTGCAATAGCAACCAAGCTTTGCTGCTTAAGATTTAAGGAATCTTTTGATGGTTTTGGCTGTGCATCTGCTTTAAAAGTAACGCTGAATAATAAAATCATAATTATGCTTAAGAACCTATTATGGAGTATTTTCATTTGCTTATTTACTTCGTTATTTTAATCTTTTGTAACCATTTTTTAATATCGTCCTTTGCCAGCTTTTCTTTTTCACCTTCCATCACAAAAAATATTCCGTCTCTTTCTTTTCCTCCCTGAATAGAAAATCCTTCCAAAATATTACCTGATGGAGCCAAATCTTTTACCGTTTGAAAGGTACTTCCAATACCATAACCTGCATTGGTGTTAAATGGTATAAGGGTTTTGCCTTTCAAATTATGTTGACTGAGAAAACTTTTCATGGGCGGCGGAAGTTGCATGCCCCATGTTGGGAATCCAATAAATATGACATCAAATTTCTCTAAACTATCAATCTTGGTTTTCAGTGGAGGTAAATAACCTTCGGCATTTTCTTTTGCTACCTGATCTACAATAGCTTGATAATTTTCGGGGTAGGGCTTCTGCAGCTCTAAAGCAACTAACTTTCCGCCCACCTGGTTTTGAATAATTTCGGCAATTGCCTTTGTGTTTTTTGTCCTCGATAAATAAACGATTAATACATTTTTGCCATCCAAATTATGATCACTACTATCTGCAGGACGCTGAGCTTTTGAACAACCAACCATAAAGCAAATCATAGTTGCTACCAGCATAGAGGATGTTATTGTTTTCATAATCGATTTCTTTAATCACAAATATCTCAACTTATGCTGTACTAACTGTAGATAAATTACGGAGATAGTAACCAATATTACCTATGCATTCTTTTTTGGGTTTGTATAAATTCAGCAAAAGTCTTAGTTATCTGTTAAAACCTCCTTTAACAACATGACGAATTTAATTACAAAAAGCCCCATTATCTCTAAGTTTAAAGATTAAGGGAGCTTTTATTAAAAACTTATTCAATGAAAAGAGAGATTCAGGTAATCTTATTTCTTTCCGTAATATTCTTCATCTGATACTTTTCCAAGCCAAATTGTTTTCCCTTTTGCCGAAGGAGAAGTGGCAATATAGGTTACGCCTTTTTTTGGTGTTGCGCCGTGCCAGTGTTCTACACCAGGCAACGATTTAATCACTTCGCCTTTTTTTACTATTCTTTTTGGCTTTCC is drawn from Pedobacter mucosus and contains these coding sequences:
- a CDS encoding response regulator, which codes for MKKVMIVEDDKSNLDILSLMLDMEGIECVGVSNPVKLLSRVKQQRPGLILMDIELGIFDGRDLCQQLKSDEQNKEIPVIILSAATESKLMSAYQYGADLAIPKPFELNYLLETVSK
- a CDS encoding CorA family divalent cation transporter codes for the protein MIEVLGTDKQITNYKSVNDIDPENLEFYVMQFVDYTDVEISWAEKTYELNTSILTRFEDIEISSHFLADEKQVSLHISIPYYNTEKELSESPVFFLITQQGLFLFSNHEVDDYLNKSFDHKFAILDQLSNLESYIKFQIEFISDYYADIIELETKKVKLLASKILLEKEFSKDVMDLITRYKFNNLLLKESLIETTRVFNLYKKSPWHHKYNIKATIEAELSDLSVVSDYIQFNFDRLNDLKENVSNKIDLEQNHIFKMLTVVTVCISLPTLIAGIYGMNFENMPELKSFHGYFIALIAMLFAAILPYFYFKRKKWF
- a CDS encoding DUF4625 domain-containing protein gives rise to the protein MKKNFVLLYLFMLITVLFAACKKDGSQEPELQKPTASNIEIGTGNNKRGIIGADFHLNADIIAGNQIENVKVVISQKSTETYAASWKFELLWESYKGAKNTTVHKHFTIPLDAPKGKYDFFLIVTDINGTKLEIKEDFNIIAKADLAFNPTFTFNKATPKENQVFKKGAFITAYFSVNDVKGEGSLTAVLIKETAKHNPETVSSINLEKAISFGKSVTSIEPGFGMYNTIAVGAETDMNGSPIKGEKSWESGKYNFVMLYENKGYGISIYKSIPIVIDYN
- a CDS encoding DUF4625 domain-containing protein, which codes for MKKPLICFSLIAILFAGSCKKDEQAAIDTEYPVIDVTATTAFPKQCSVIKRGESFSFRALLSDNTALGSVSVDIHHNFDHHSHSTEVAGCDMGSVKTPLKPFLLIQSYPIPAGLGKFEIDQKITVPADVDLGDYHFLIRLTDKEGWQTIKGLSIKII
- a CDS encoding TonB-dependent receptor, producing MKNILIVLLFLLAAIKVQAQDLHVTGIITDINSKPLKGIVVKLLPTDKQCVTDANGNFILNDIPKATYQLKADLVGYNGISVELNIQSQLIHLPLTMHLAQHQLEEVIIRDKHIDQRKQNESLNVEVITPAFIQRNLGGSLMKTLERLPGIKTIGIGSGQSKPLIRGLGFNRVVVVDKGIKHEGQQWGADHGLEIDQFAVGEVELIKGAASFVYGSDAIGGAIDIKPTPLPAPNTLGGSIDLIGKTNNNLYGTSANLYGRKQHWFFDARATFQDYGDYRVPTDKVFVYDYAVNLHRNQLRNTAGNETGLHLNTGYVNDHFRSIFYLSNVYSRSGFFANAHGLEPRRVDETLHDRSDRDILMPNQKVNHLKLINHSEYQLASHRIELELGYQHNFRQEFNQYVNHGYMPPVYPAELNIPIDLEREFDKRVYSANLRDNIDLGNHSLKFGANLEQQNNGIFGWSFLVPAFNQLALGAFAYDKFKLNDEILLHAAIRYDYGYIKMFSYQDWFNSATTNNNVTVSERLTRSGDLSRTFNSLVWSAGINYNPDGGFSLKANLGKSFRMPIAKELAANGVNYHYFSYERGNAELSPEQSYQADLSLAWSNERWSVQLSPFYNYFSNYIYLNPTAEHDYFYGAGNQVFEYAQSKVLRYGGELQLKYQFFKHFSTEILGEYLYAKQLSGDKKGYTLPFSPPASALINLTWSPNTKGKLKESYFSIDYRLTATQNNIVPPEKKTPGYQVINLQAGSKIQLYGHSIIISLQAQNLLNTKYLNHTSFYRLIELPEAGRNIIISLKIPFARQITVKK
- a CDS encoding response regulator, which produces MKKRIRLFIFDNDPEELWILREIFEASDFEVSTVSDMRNLFHKIVEFAPDVLLIDVQLNNYDGRTLCHHLRHTEATKDIPIIMMSPHDDLSPMDGVFCKADYMIKKPFKVSDVIQYIDTITSTNENQINGTN
- a CDS encoding PPC domain-containing DNA-binding protein is translated as MKHYLIVLFVFILMIPRQTFAQTKTADTVKRYIKVPAGYLMVLRQGDDVLQQIEELVKKEKIPSANYTGMGFVNAKFGFFNFQTKEYEPKEFNKVEMASMSGAVAWQDGKVSLHTHGVVTDRTFAAFGGHLLSATVDTGSLEVLVTLHDVKLERKMEQPLGANVLQLKN
- a CDS encoding alpha-ketoglutarate-dependent dioxygenase AlkB, translated to METSIPGLLLFPNFINEELEEELLNEIDGQIWAVDYLRRLQYYGYRNELEKPYDLIPFPVAIPPKIYQLSAQIVGNGILDYQPDQVIINEYVPGEGIKPHKDRAYYENQICGVNLGSSCIMRFIKGSNLEIIDIEIPRRSLYLMQDDARKKWSHGIPPRKKDKINGNFQHRQRRVSITYRKVKPSRVKPINQEGKVAQLLKDKFNINPESF
- a CDS encoding cupin domain-containing protein is translated as MKDNTKYLMLAFMALITSCIKSENVEVKESGIFPKGEKNKTKNFIGDVWVKSLVDADSLNENAVGNVTFAPGARSNWHSHPAGQIVLATEGVGYYQEKGKAKVTLRKGDIVKCPPNLPHWHGASPDVKFVQVAISSRSKGPAVWLDEVPDSVYLAK
- a CDS encoding carboxymuconolactone decarboxylase family protein, producing the protein MILLFSVTFKADAQPKPSKDSLNLKQQSLVAIAAQTAKGDLTALKVNLNAGLASGLTVNEIKEAIVHCYAYCGFPRSIRALQTFMVVVEDRKAKGIIDVLGAEASSIETKESKYDRGKIVLEKLTGTKETGSKKGYAAFAPIMEIFLKEHLFADIFERDVLTFQDRELLTVSVIASIGDAEPMLLSHLNICLNVGLTPAQLQQFVQIIEPIIGNQKTKAAQKVLKEVLTAKLKG
- a CDS encoding flavodoxin; translation: MKTITSSMLVATMICFMVGCSKAQRPADSSDHNLDGKNVLIVYLSRTKNTKAIAEIIQNQVGGKLVALELQKPYPENYQAIVDQVAKENAEGYLPPLKTKIDSLEKFDVIFIGFPTWGMQLPPPMKSFLSQHNLKGKTLIPFNTNAGYGIGSTFQTVKDLAPSGNILEGFSIQGGKERDGIFFVMEGEKEKLAKDDIKKWLQKIKITK